Proteins encoded in a region of the Calditrichota bacterium genome:
- a CDS encoding DUF3108 domain-containing protein: protein MKCPFPKKCELLVIFMLLIFLSMQGNLSAQNQNPLPDTTKTKADTTLADTSKSKSESAKIDSAIAGEDLLNEKYESRPTEYDTTNKILLPLNLKKDKFAYFDASQSIDRVIPNNAFDVKEKLTFIIRYGPIKAGTAIMSIPKIVEKMGRQCYKIQTEARSSAFFSAFFKVRDKIISYMDKNGLFSWGFEKHLREGKFSSDRVVVYDQYHGWAVTNKKDSLQIPPDVHDILTSFYFIRTQKLEVGKSLFLDNHADNKLYPLEVKVHKKERIRVKAGTFDCVVVEPILRAEGLFKSKGRLLVWLTDDERKIPVQMKSKIIIGYITAELKKMEGVKKK, encoded by the coding sequence ATGAAATGCCCGTTCCCGAAAAAATGCGAATTGCTGGTAATTTTTATGCTGCTGATTTTTCTCTCAATGCAGGGGAATTTATCCGCTCAAAACCAAAATCCGCTGCCGGATACAACTAAAACGAAAGCGGATACCACGCTTGCCGATACTTCAAAATCAAAATCAGAATCCGCGAAAATTGACAGTGCCATCGCCGGGGAAGATTTGCTAAACGAAAAATATGAAAGCAGGCCCACAGAATACGACACGACGAACAAAATCCTTTTGCCGCTCAATTTGAAAAAAGACAAATTCGCCTATTTCGACGCCAGCCAGTCCATTGATCGCGTCATTCCCAATAATGCTTTTGATGTCAAAGAAAAACTCACTTTTATCATTCGCTACGGCCCGATAAAAGCGGGGACTGCCATCATGTCAATCCCGAAAATTGTAGAAAAAATGGGCCGTCAATGCTACAAAATTCAGACCGAAGCCAGATCAAGCGCTTTTTTCTCCGCCTTTTTCAAAGTCAGAGACAAAATTATCTCCTACATGGATAAAAACGGACTTTTCAGTTGGGGATTTGAGAAACATCTGCGCGAGGGAAAATTTTCCTCGGATCGAGTTGTCGTTTACGACCAGTATCACGGCTGGGCAGTGACTAACAAAAAAGATAGTTTGCAAATTCCGCCCGACGTACACGATATTCTCACGTCTTTTTATTTCATCCGTACGCAAAAATTAGAGGTTGGGAAGTCTCTCTTTCTCGACAACCACGCGGACAATAAACTCTATCCATTGGAGGTCAAAGTTCACAAAAAAGAGCGAATCAGAGTTAAAGCCGGCACATTTGATTGCGTCGTGGTGGAGCCGATTTTGCGCGCCGAGGGACTTTTCAAAAGCAAAGGAAGATTATTGGTCTGGCTCACAGATGATGAGAGAAAAATTCCCGTGCAAATGAAAAGCAAAATTATCATCGGCTACATCACGGCTGAATTGAAAAAAATGGAAGGAGTGAAAAAGAAATAA
- a CDS encoding low molecular weight protein arginine phosphatase: MSKPYHILFVCSGNACRSPMAEGLLKKKLYPEFLKKVEIESAGTLGFIDSPATDYAVKAAEEKGVDISSHKSQPLTRELVDKTDLILVMANHHKDFIRNHFPDSIDKVFLLTEFAKDDLEDRQDFPPIPDPIGETLSFYRKIIEQIDRELVRILAILREQIEEQNNEETK; encoded by the coding sequence ATGAGTAAACCATATCACATACTTTTTGTCTGTTCGGGCAATGCCTGCCGCAGTCCTATGGCTGAAGGATTGTTAAAGAAAAAATTGTACCCTGAATTTTTAAAAAAAGTAGAAATTGAATCAGCGGGGACTCTGGGTTTCATTGATTCACCAGCCACAGATTACGCCGTCAAAGCGGCAGAAGAAAAAGGAGTGGATATTTCTTCCCATAAATCGCAACCGCTGACAAGAGAGCTTGTAGATAAAACGGATCTCATTCTTGTCATGGCAAATCACCACAAAGATTTCATCAGAAATCATTTTCCCGATTCCATCGACAAAGTTTTTCTGCTGACCGAATTCGCGAAAGACGACCTGGAAGACAGACAGGATTTTCCTCCGATTCCCGATCCCATTGGAGAGACGCTGAGTTTTTACCGAAAAATCATCGAACAAATCGACCGGGAATTAGTCCGAATTTTAGCAATCTTAAGAGAACAAATCGAGGAGCAGAATAATGAAGAGACCAAATAG
- a CDS encoding threonylcarbamoyl-AMP synthase encodes MEIIKLDPKHPDSDDLDRGVAIIERGGVIGYPTDTIYGLGADVNNDKAVERVFALKERQKSKPILILAAWLEQVQSLTEFFPEQAKILASHFWPGPLTMVFPAAAHVNPLITGSVGTIGVRIPSHRISLELIRRSGVPITSTSANLAGGPNPTSADDVIKTFGEKLDAIIDAGASSTSLPSTVVSVAGSEIKILREGAIAREKIEQVIGEL; translated from the coding sequence ATGGAAATCATCAAACTTGATCCCAAACATCCTGATTCGGACGATCTGGACAGAGGAGTCGCCATTATCGAGCGCGGTGGCGTGATCGGCTACCCTACGGATACAATTTACGGACTGGGAGCAGACGTCAATAATGATAAAGCCGTGGAAAGGGTGTTTGCCTTGAAAGAGAGGCAGAAAAGCAAGCCCATTCTCATTTTAGCCGCCTGGCTGGAGCAGGTGCAATCATTGACGGAATTCTTCCCGGAGCAGGCAAAAATTCTCGCGTCTCATTTCTGGCCCGGCCCTTTGACCATGGTTTTTCCGGCAGCCGCTCATGTCAATCCGTTGATTACGGGCAGCGTCGGTACCATCGGCGTGCGCATTCCGTCCCACCGTATTAGTCTGGAACTAATCAGGCGCAGCGGCGTTCCTATCACGTCCACGAGCGCGAATCTCGCCGGAGGACCTAATCCGACCAGCGCAGACGATGTCATTAAAACTTTCGGCGAAAAATTAGACGCCATCATCGACGCCGGGGCTTCGTCGACTTCGCTGCCGTCGACCGTGGTTTCCGTGGCTGGCTCGGAAATAAAAATTCTTCGCGAAGGAGCAATAGCCAGGGAAAAAATCGAACAGGTAATCGGAGAATTATGA
- a CDS encoding NTP transferase domain-containing protein has product MKAVIIAAGAGSRLDSEEPKTLLPFGDETILANILKNISKAGIDEFAIVVGFQAQHIIDYLKKNDYFGFQIEFVKNDEWRRGNGVSVLAARDAVGGNPFLLSMSDHIVSSSAIERILRHPRENNLLLVDPRVDQIFDIDDATKVEVNGRYILNIGKEIPKYNAIDCGIFVLDQRFFTVMDEQQRSGKESISAGVTKLIEMRQMEAVFMDENDFWIDIDTPESYQFALKEEKYGNHQT; this is encoded by the coding sequence AGTCGTCTTGATAGCGAGGAGCCGAAAACTCTACTGCCATTCGGAGACGAGACCATTCTGGCGAATATTTTGAAAAATATTTCAAAAGCTGGAATCGATGAATTCGCAATTGTCGTTGGATTTCAGGCTCAGCATATCATTGATTATTTGAAGAAAAATGACTATTTTGGTTTTCAGATAGAATTTGTCAAAAATGATGAATGGAGACGCGGGAATGGCGTTTCCGTATTGGCTGCCAGAGATGCCGTGGGAGGAAATCCTTTTTTGTTGTCCATGTCCGACCACATCGTTTCCAGCAGCGCAATTGAACGGATTTTACGTCATCCGCGAGAAAATAATTTATTGCTCGTTGACCCGCGAGTTGATCAGATTTTTGATATTGATGATGCTACTAAAGTGGAAGTGAACGGCCGTTACATCTTGAATATCGGAAAAGAGATTCCAAAATATAATGCCATCGATTGCGGTATTTTTGTACTGGATCAGCGTTTTTTCACTGTGATGGACGAACAACAACGATCAGGAAAAGAATCAATAAGCGCCGGCGTGACAAAATTGATCGAAATGAGACAAATGGAAGCTGTTTTCATGGATGAAAATGACTTCTGGATCGATATTGATACTCCGGAATCATATCAGTTTGCATTGAAAGAGGAGAAGTATGGAAATCATCAAACTTGA